In the Candidatus Latescibacter sp. genome, CGGCTCCTGTTCACCGAGGGCGCCATCCGTGAGGTCGCTGCCAGCGCCGCCCAGGTTAATGCCAAGACTGAGAACATCGGCGCCCGGCGTCTCCATACGATCCTAAGCAAGCTCCTGGAAAACATTCTGTTCGAGGACCCTCATCACGACGGAGTGAAAACGATTCGCATCACCAAGGAAATGGTCAAGAAAGAATTGAAGGATATCATCGGCGACGAGGATTTGAGCAGGTATATTTTGTAAGCAGGAGAAGGCGCAAAGGGAAAAGATTGTCTGAACCACTGATGCGAATGATGCTCATGATAAAAGATGATTATAAAAATAAATACAAATTTATTTTCATCATGCTAATCTCTTAATCCTGTGAATCATGGTTCAGATTTTAATTGCGTCTTTGCGAACTTTGCAAGAGAAAAGTCATTATGAAAAAAGATCTGTTAAGCATTCGGGATGTATCGGTTGAAGATGTCGCTTCTCTTTTGGAAACGGCCCGGGAGATAAAGGCTGATATTCCCGCATACTACGATGTGTTTCGCGGGCGCACGGTCGTTCTGATTTTCGACAAACCCTCGCTCCGGACCCGGGTAACCTTCGAGGTTGCGATGCGGCAGTTCGGAGGCGGCAGCATCTATATTCCCGGCAAGGATATATCCCTGGGAAAACGTGAATCGGTATCCGACGGCGCCCGTAACCTGTCCCGCTGGGTGGATGGCATCGTCATGCGGACATTCGGCCATGAGATCATCGAAGAGATGGCCGCCAGTTCCACGGTGCCGGTCATCAACGCGCTGACCGACCTTGAGCATCCCTGCCAGGCGCTGGCCTGCATCCAGACTCTGAAAGAACATCTCGGGAATCTGGCCGGGGAAAAGATGGTGTTTGTTGGGGATGGCAACAATGTGGCGCACAGCCTCATGCTTCTGTGCCCGTTGGTGGGAATGGACTTCACCATGTGCTGCCCCCCCGGCTACGAGCCGGATAATCAAATCCAGGAATACGCCCGGAGCAGTGCATTCCGCATGCATACTGCCTATACGCTCGAACACGATCCGGCTCGCGCTGTGCGAGGCGCCGATCTCATCTATACCGATGTCTGGGCAAGCATGGGCCAGGAGGGCGAAGCAGATGCCCGAGCCAGTAAATTCCGTAAATACCAGGTGAATAGCGAGCTTAT is a window encoding:
- the argF gene encoding ornithine carbamoyltransferase; the encoded protein is MKKDLLSIRDVSVEDVASLLETAREIKADIPAYYDVFRGRTVVLIFDKPSLRTRVTFEVAMRQFGGGSIYIPGKDISLGKRESVSDGARNLSRWVDGIVMRTFGHEIIEEMAASSTVPVINALTDLEHPCQALACIQTLKEHLGNLAGEKMVFVGDGNNVAHSLMLLCPLVGMDFTMCCPPGYEPDNQIQEYARSSAFRMHTAYTLEHDPARAVRGADLIYTDVWASMGQEGEADARASKFRKYQVNSELMAKAGEKALVSHCLPAHRGEEITSEVLDSGRSIAYDEAENRLHIQKAILYRLIKRQSKKQ